The following are encoded together in the Falsiruegeria litorea R37 genome:
- the hisF gene encoding imidazole glycerol phosphate synthase subunit HisF, with protein sequence MLKTRIIPCLDVADGRVVKGVNFVGLRDAGDPVESAKAYDAAGADELCFLDIHATHENRGTMFDVVQRTAEQCYIPLTVGGGVRTKEDVRDLLLAGADKVSFNSAAVARPDVVAEAADQFGSQCIVVAIDAKTVSPGKWEIFTHGGRKETGIDAVEFAKTVVAKGAGEILLTSMDRDGTKAGFNLPLTRAISDAVDVPVIASGGVGNLDHLVEGVTKGGASAVLAASIFHFGDYTIQEAKEHMAAAGIPMRLT encoded by the coding sequence ATGCTCAAGACCCGTATCATCCCCTGCCTTGATGTCGCCGATGGCCGTGTGGTCAAGGGCGTGAACTTTGTTGGCCTGCGCGATGCAGGCGATCCGGTGGAATCGGCCAAGGCCTATGATGCGGCCGGCGCCGATGAGCTGTGTTTCCTGGACATTCATGCCACCCATGAAAACCGCGGCACCATGTTTGATGTCGTTCAGCGCACCGCCGAGCAGTGTTATATCCCGCTGACCGTGGGTGGTGGCGTTCGCACCAAGGAGGACGTGCGCGACCTGCTGCTGGCAGGCGCGGACAAGGTCAGCTTCAACTCGGCCGCCGTCGCGCGCCCTGACGTGGTGGCCGAGGCCGCGGATCAGTTCGGCAGCCAATGCATTGTTGTGGCCATCGACGCCAAAACCGTAAGCCCCGGAAAATGGGAGATCTTCACTCACGGCGGACGCAAGGAGACCGGCATCGACGCCGTAGAGTTTGCCAAGACCGTGGTCGCCAAAGGCGCGGGAGAGATCCTGCTGACCTCGATGGATCGCGACGGCACCAAGGCGGGGTTCAACCTGCCCCTGACCCGCGCGATCAGCGATGCGGTGGATGTGCCGGTGATCGCCAGCGGCGGGGTCGGCAACCTGGATCACCTGGTCGAGGGCGTGACCAAGGGCGGCGCAAGCGCGGTGCTCGCGGCGTCGATCTTTCACTTCGGTGACTACACAATTCAAGAGGCCAAGGAACACATGGCCGCCGCTGGCATCCCGATGAGGCTGACATGA
- a CDS encoding DUF302 domain-containing protein, giving the protein MRALIWAGLLAITGGAAMAQDIIKVKTDKTVQGAMDALETVVGNAGATVFARVDHAAGAGKVDLELADSQLLVFGNPKLGTPAMQVDPLAGLFLPLRVLAYQDADGQVWLAYEDPKHTMSDLDGVSDAPVIEKMQGALKKLTTAASQ; this is encoded by the coding sequence ATGCGCGCTCTGATTTGGGCAGGACTTCTGGCAATCACAGGTGGGGCAGCAATGGCTCAGGACATCATCAAGGTAAAGACCGACAAGACGGTGCAAGGCGCGATGGACGCCCTGGAAACCGTGGTTGGCAACGCAGGCGCGACCGTCTTTGCACGCGTGGACCATGCAGCAGGGGCCGGAAAAGTGGATCTGGAACTGGCCGACAGCCAGCTGCTGGTTTTTGGCAATCCCAAGCTGGGCACGCCCGCGATGCAGGTTGATCCGCTGGCCGGGCTGTTCCTGCCGCTCAGGGTGCTGGCCTATCAAGACGCCGACGGGCAGGTCTGGCTGGCTTATGAAGACCCCAAACACACCATGAGCGATCTGGATGGCGTAAGCGACGCGCCGGTGATCGAAAAGATGCAAGGTGCGCTGAAAAAGCTGACCACGGCCGCCTCGCAATAG
- a CDS encoding phosphoribosyl-ATP diphosphatase, producing MSILHDLAAIIEDRKGADPDSSWTAKLLAKGPEKCAEKFGEEAIEAIIAAAKDDRENLTYEAADVLYHLLVMLAARDIPLDDVLNELARRQGLSGIAEKAARDPQ from the coding sequence ATGAGCATCCTGCACGACCTGGCTGCGATCATCGAAGATCGCAAAGGCGCGGACCCTGACAGCAGCTGGACCGCCAAACTGCTCGCCAAAGGCCCAGAAAAATGCGCCGAGAAGTTCGGCGAAGAGGCGATCGAGGCGATCATCGCCGCGGCCAAGGATGACCGCGAGAACCTGACCTATGAGGCGGCGGATGTGCTCTATCACCTGCTGGTGATGCTGGCTGCTCGCGATATCCCACTGGATGATGTCCTGAACGAACTGGCCCGTCGCCAAGGGTTGAGCGGAATTGCGGAAAAGGCCGCGCGCGACCCGCAATGA
- the hisA gene encoding 1-(5-phosphoribosyl)-5-[(5-phosphoribosylamino)methylideneamino]imidazole-4-carboxamide isomerase has protein sequence MILYPAIDLKDGQAVRLLRGEMEKATVFNDDPAAQARAFVDAGCEWLHLVDLNGAFAGEPVNAAPVEAILASCDVPAQLGGGIRDLATIATWIEKGLARVILGTVAVENPNLVREAAREFPGKVAVGIDARNGMVATKGWAEETDVQVTELAKSFEDAGVAAIIYTDINRDGAMQGPNIGATADLARAVSIPVIASGGVSSLADLIALRDCGVELNGAISGRALYDGALDLKEALATLKG, from the coding sequence ATGATCCTCTACCCTGCCATCGACCTCAAGGACGGCCAGGCCGTGCGCCTGCTGCGCGGCGAAATGGAAAAGGCGACCGTGTTCAACGACGATCCCGCAGCCCAAGCGCGTGCTTTTGTGGACGCGGGCTGCGAATGGCTGCATCTGGTCGACCTGAACGGCGCCTTTGCAGGCGAGCCCGTCAACGCAGCTCCGGTCGAGGCGATCCTGGCATCCTGTGATGTCCCGGCGCAGTTGGGCGGCGGCATCCGCGACCTGGCCACCATCGCGACCTGGATCGAAAAAGGGCTGGCTCGGGTGATCCTGGGCACCGTGGCTGTAGAGAACCCCAACCTGGTTCGTGAAGCGGCGCGTGAATTCCCAGGCAAGGTCGCCGTTGGTATCGACGCGCGCAATGGCATGGTCGCAACCAAAGGCTGGGCTGAAGAAACTGATGTGCAGGTGACGGAATTGGCCAAATCGTTCGAGGACGCGGGCGTGGCGGCGATCATCTACACCGATATCAACCGCGACGGCGCTATGCAGGGCCCCAACATCGGGGCCACCGCTGATCTGGCCCGTGCCGTATCGATCCCGGTGATCGCCAGCGGCGGCGTCAGCTCGCTGGCCGATCTCATCGCGTTGCGCGATTGCGGCGTTGAACTGAATGGCGCCATCTCGGGCCGCGCGCTTTATGACGGCGCGCTGGACCTGAAAGAGGCCCTGGCGACCCTAAAGGGTTAA